One Fuerstiella marisgermanici DNA window includes the following coding sequences:
- a CDS encoding ferritin-like domain-containing protein — protein MKLDSLEKLYVQELKDLHSAETQLLDAIPKMEAAATDKGLKEAFAHHLKETQTHVTRLESIFEGMDFEPGGHRCTAMEGIIKEGAELINSDTLPKVLDAGLVAAAQRVEHYEIAGYGTARAYAEKLGNHEAAEVLQKTLEEEGAANRTLTRLAERHINFLATVPGK, from the coding sequence ATGAAACTTGATTCACTCGAAAAACTATACGTCCAGGAACTGAAGGATTTGCACAGCGCAGAAACGCAGCTTCTGGACGCCATTCCAAAGATGGAAGCGGCAGCCACAGACAAAGGTCTGAAGGAAGCCTTCGCCCATCATCTGAAGGAAACACAAACGCACGTGACTCGCCTTGAATCCATCTTCGAAGGCATGGACTTCGAGCCCGGTGGGCACCGCTGCACCGCAATGGAAGGGATCATCAAAGAGGGCGCCGAACTGATTAACAGTGACACGCTGCCCAAGGTGCTGGATGCGGGATTAGTAGCAGCAGCTCAACGCGTTGAGCACTACGAAATAGCCGGCTACGGAACGGCCCGAGCCTACGCAGAAAAGCTGGGTAATCATGAGGCCGCCGAGGTTCTTCAAAAAACGCTGGAAGAAGAAGGTGCTGCGAACCGCACGCTGACTCGGCTGGCAGAACGACACATTAACTTCCTGGCGACAGTGCCAGGTAAATAG
- the asnB gene encoding asparagine synthase (glutamine-hydrolyzing), which produces MCGIAGAVWWEPSKRIDRDVLQRMTDAIQHRGPDAEGHWQAEPNDSHECGVALGHRRLSIIDVAGSAQPLGNHDGSIQIVFNGEIYNYRELRQDLIAAGHLFRTEGDTEVIVHLYERHGLNFVDHLRGMFALAIWDSREQQLVVARDRLGQKPFFYRMDDGRFSFASELKALLQIPGIPRQLNRRSVLSYLMLQYVPAPHSILEGFQRLPPASLGVVKNGEFTIKRFWTPPYDQPQSSKNTINDWREELRHEMTEAVRLRLRSDVPLGAFLSGGIDSTVITGLMQQQLDQPVQTFSIGFPVAAYDERHYARQASEMLGTDHHEAVVNPDALSILPQLIWHYDEPFSDSSAIPTIYLSRMTREHVTVALTGDAGDELFCGYDRYRAVRMAHKMDLTPRAIRKLAASAAAYLPTSVRQKSFLRRLKRLLETMGQNEEERYLNWISIFSRSRLQQLVSPELHSLTANHDPAACLFDAYKMFPNRDLVTRTTAVDVETYLPNDLLTKVDIASMHVGLECRSPMLDHKVVELAARMPLAVKQSVRQGKLVLTETFRDLIPPDIQTRKKMGFGVPIDHWMRNELKPLLYDVLLSKKCEERGLLNPAAVRQLVEEHTSSKFDHAYRLWNLLCLELWHRTYLDDVPPLTAPTSL; this is translated from the coding sequence GTGTGCGGTATTGCAGGAGCGGTCTGGTGGGAGCCATCAAAGCGGATTGACCGCGATGTCCTGCAGCGGATGACGGATGCGATTCAGCATCGGGGCCCCGACGCGGAAGGTCACTGGCAAGCTGAACCCAACGACAGCCATGAATGCGGCGTGGCTCTGGGGCACCGTCGACTGTCGATCATCGATGTGGCCGGCAGTGCCCAGCCACTCGGCAACCATGACGGCTCGATCCAGATCGTCTTCAATGGTGAAATTTATAACTACCGTGAACTACGGCAGGATCTGATTGCGGCAGGGCACCTGTTCCGTACCGAAGGCGATACAGAAGTTATCGTGCACCTGTACGAACGCCACGGGCTGAACTTCGTGGATCATCTGCGAGGCATGTTTGCTCTGGCCATTTGGGACAGTCGCGAACAGCAACTGGTGGTGGCTCGCGATCGTCTGGGGCAAAAGCCATTCTTCTATCGCATGGATGACGGACGGTTTAGCTTTGCCAGCGAACTAAAGGCACTGTTGCAGATTCCCGGCATACCACGGCAATTGAACCGACGGTCGGTCCTTAGCTACCTGATGCTGCAATATGTGCCCGCACCTCATTCGATTCTGGAAGGCTTCCAGCGTCTGCCACCAGCATCTTTGGGCGTCGTGAAGAACGGCGAATTCACCATCAAAAGATTCTGGACGCCGCCGTACGACCAGCCGCAATCCAGCAAAAACACCATCAACGACTGGCGAGAAGAGCTGCGTCACGAAATGACCGAAGCCGTCCGACTGCGGCTGCGCAGCGATGTGCCACTGGGCGCGTTTCTATCCGGCGGGATCGATTCGACAGTGATCACCGGCCTGATGCAGCAGCAACTTGATCAACCCGTACAGACGTTTTCGATCGGCTTTCCCGTGGCCGCCTACGACGAACGTCACTACGCGCGGCAGGCGTCCGAAATGCTGGGCACCGATCATCACGAAGCCGTCGTGAATCCGGACGCACTCAGTATTCTGCCGCAACTGATCTGGCACTATGACGAACCGTTCAGCGACAGCTCGGCCATTCCGACCATATACCTGTCTCGCATGACGCGAGAACACGTCACAGTGGCATTAACGGGCGACGCGGGGGACGAACTGTTTTGCGGATACGATCGCTACCGAGCCGTTCGGATGGCTCACAAGATGGATCTCACGCCACGTGCGATTCGCAAACTGGCCGCGTCGGCGGCCGCTTACCTGCCGACATCGGTGCGACAGAAATCCTTTCTCCGCAGACTAAAACGCCTGTTGGAAACGATGGGGCAAAACGAAGAAGAACGCTATTTGAACTGGATCAGTATTTTCAGTCGCAGTCGCCTTCAGCAACTTGTCAGCCCTGAATTGCATTCGCTGACTGCCAACCACGATCCGGCAGCGTGTCTCTTCGACGCCTACAAAATGTTCCCAAATCGCGACCTGGTAACGCGCACGACAGCAGTCGACGTCGAAACATACCTGCCGAATGACCTGCTCACCAAAGTCGACATCGCCAGCATGCATGTTGGTCTGGAATGCCGCAGCCCAATGCTTGACCACAAGGTCGTGGAACTGGCGGCCCGCATGCCTCTGGCCGTGAAGCAGTCGGTGCGACAGGGAAAGCTGGTGTTGACCGAAACTTTCCGCGATCTCATTCCACCAGACATTCAGACTCGCAAAAAAATGGGCTTCGGTGTTCCCATTGACCACTGGATGCGAAACGAATTGAAGCCGCTACTGTACGACGTGTTGCTGTCAAAGAAGTGCGAAGAACGAGGCTTACTGAATCCGGCGGCTGTGCGTCAATTGGTGGAAGAACACACGTCATCAAAATTTGATCACGCTTACCGATTGTGGAACCTGCTGTGCCTTGAGCTCTGGCACCGCACCTACCTGGACGATGTTCCCCCGTTGACGGCTCCGACAAGCCTGTAG
- a CDS encoding N-formylglutamate amidohydrolase, producing MAITPYCIFQRGRSPVVAAAVHNGHDTRKRVERHLLLSDDARLREEDPITGEWSQVARTQIVGLRSRFEVDLNRPRDKSVYKKPEDAWGLEVWDAPPDEDMIAASLKEYDDFYAAVDELLTELVDEFGKVVVYDLHSYNHLRDGDGHPPADEVANPEVNIGTGTMDRDFWAPVVDRFVKDLRRYDFHGRHLDVRENVKFQGGYFGEWIHNRFPEQVCAIAIEFKKFFMNEWTGEEDPDEVDAIYGALRSTVPGVEAELKRL from the coding sequence ATGGCAATTACTCCTTACTGCATCTTTCAACGTGGGCGCAGCCCCGTCGTTGCCGCAGCGGTGCACAACGGCCACGACACTCGCAAGCGAGTCGAACGACATCTGTTGCTAAGCGACGACGCTCGGCTACGCGAAGAAGATCCGATCACCGGCGAATGGTCACAGGTGGCTCGAACGCAGATCGTTGGTTTACGGTCACGATTCGAAGTGGACCTGAATCGGCCGCGAGACAAATCCGTGTACAAGAAGCCGGAGGATGCATGGGGGCTGGAGGTTTGGGACGCTCCGCCGGACGAAGACATGATCGCTGCTTCACTAAAGGAGTACGACGACTTCTACGCGGCGGTGGATGAGTTGCTGACGGAACTGGTCGACGAGTTCGGTAAGGTCGTGGTTTATGACCTGCATTCATACAACCATTTGCGGGACGGCGATGGTCATCCGCCTGCGGATGAGGTTGCCAATCCGGAAGTCAACATTGGCACCGGCACGATGGACCGAGACTTTTGGGCTCCGGTCGTTGATCGATTTGTGAAAGACCTGCGTCGGTATGACTTTCACGGACGGCATCTGGATGTTCGAGAGAACGTGAAATTTCAGGGCGGTTACTTCGGTGAATGGATCCACAATCGGTTTCCCGAGCAGGTTTGCGCGATTGCGATTGAGTTTAAGAAGTTCTTCATGAACGAATGGACGGGCGAAGAAGATCCAGACGAGGTGGACGCCATTTACGGAGCCCTGCGTTCTACGGTGCCCGGCGTCGAAGCGGAATTGAAACGATTGTGA
- a CDS encoding universal stress protein yields the protein MSWQAKQCVVVPIDFSESAVPAIREGLSMAKSPDCVHVVHVLADLDSVSPGVLFGNVTDDTRKTAAEKYTREFLSKHAIEGVNVSILIGDPGTRVVDFAKKKNADLIMVPSHGYHGVKHLLLGSVAERIIRYANCAVYVLRRHDAE from the coding sequence ATGTCATGGCAAGCCAAGCAGTGCGTCGTCGTCCCCATCGACTTTTCTGAATCGGCTGTTCCGGCGATTCGAGAAGGGTTGAGCATGGCAAAGTCGCCCGATTGCGTGCACGTGGTGCATGTGCTGGCTGACCTCGATTCCGTTTCGCCCGGCGTACTCTTCGGCAATGTCACCGATGACACTCGGAAAACCGCAGCCGAAAAGTACACGCGTGAGTTCCTGAGCAAACATGCCATTGAGGGCGTCAACGTCAGCATTCTTATCGGAGATCCGGGAACTCGCGTTGTCGACTTCGCAAAGAAAAAGAACGCCGATCTGATCATGGTCCCTTCTCATGGCTATCACGGGGTGAAGCACTTGCTGCTGGGCTCAGTCGCGGAACGCATCATTCGCTACGCCAACTGCGCCGTGTATGTGCTGCGACGTCATGATGCGGAATGA
- a CDS encoding CsbD family protein, with translation MNWDQIKGKWKQAKGQCQQKWGKLTEDELDVIDGRREELVGKVQERYGIAKEEAEKQVSEFESSCTC, from the coding sequence ATGAACTGGGATCAAATTAAGGGCAAGTGGAAACAAGCCAAAGGGCAGTGCCAGCAGAAATGGGGCAAGCTGACCGAGGACGAGCTGGACGTCATTGACGGCAGGCGAGAAGAGCTTGTCGGCAAAGTCCAGGAGCGTTACGGCATTGCCAAAGAAGAAGCCGAGAAGCAGGTCTCGGAATTTGAGAGTTCGTGCACCTGCTAG
- a CDS encoding Rho termination factor N-terminal domain-containing protein has translation MPKWSAKDKRQYEHIQDSELKSGSSEDEAAEIAARTVNKQRRKEGRTPNKTTQGTGNPNTPLSDRTVNELRNMASELKIDGRSKMNKAELVKAIRQKS, from the coding sequence ATGCCGAAATGGTCTGCCAAAGACAAACGCCAGTACGAACACATTCAGGATAGTGAGCTGAAGAGTGGATCATCGGAAGATGAGGCCGCTGAGATCGCTGCTCGTACCGTCAACAAACAGCGCCGTAAAGAAGGGCGCACGCCGAACAAGACAACTCAAGGAACCGGCAACCCCAACACGCCGCTCAGTGACCGCACGGTGAACGAGCTCCGAAATATGGCTTCTGAACTGAAAATCGATGGCCGCAGCAAAATGAACAAGGCCGAGTTGGTCAAGGCTATCCGTCAGAAGTCCTAG
- a CDS encoding glutathione synthetase, translated as MKIGFVVNDVMTEQAVFTTTRLAMTAVNMGHKCYVLGVGDFVYAPDGSIHARARSVSGASYDSLKDYLEELQGPETETETITVDDLDVLLLRNDPSDDAAERAWAQTSGILFGQLAAARGTIVLNDPENLANAINKTYFQHFPEQVRPKTCISRDIGEIKAFIEQQHDKVVIKPLQGSGGQSVFLIDEDEQANLNQMIEAVTRDGYCIAQEYLPGAKDGDVRLFVMNGRALQHEGKYAAFRRVNKTGDARSNMHSGGESVEAEVTDEMLQLVEMVRPKLIRDGMFLVGLDIVDDKLMEINVFSPGGLGSSQKHTGVDFTEAIIRDLERKVKYKQYYGAGIRNAELATL; from the coding sequence ATGAAAATTGGATTCGTAGTGAACGATGTGATGACGGAACAAGCCGTCTTCACGACAACTCGCCTGGCCATGACGGCGGTTAACATGGGACACAAGTGTTACGTGCTGGGAGTTGGCGACTTCGTGTATGCCCCGGACGGATCGATCCACGCGCGAGCTCGGTCCGTGTCCGGGGCGAGTTACGATTCGCTCAAAGACTATCTTGAAGAATTGCAGGGGCCGGAAACCGAAACAGAAACCATCACAGTCGATGACCTTGATGTGTTGCTGCTGCGGAATGACCCATCCGACGATGCCGCAGAACGCGCGTGGGCTCAAACCAGCGGGATTCTGTTCGGCCAGCTGGCGGCGGCTCGAGGGACGATCGTTCTGAACGATCCGGAAAATCTGGCGAACGCAATCAACAAGACGTACTTTCAACACTTCCCGGAACAGGTGCGCCCGAAAACCTGTATCAGCCGCGATATCGGCGAAATCAAGGCGTTTATCGAACAGCAGCACGACAAAGTGGTGATCAAGCCTCTGCAGGGATCCGGCGGACAAAGTGTGTTTCTGATCGACGAAGACGAACAGGCAAATCTAAATCAAATGATTGAGGCGGTGACTCGCGACGGTTACTGCATCGCTCAGGAATATCTGCCCGGTGCCAAAGACGGTGATGTGCGATTGTTCGTCATGAACGGTCGAGCGTTGCAGCACGAAGGAAAGTATGCAGCGTTCCGACGAGTCAACAAGACGGGCGACGCTCGCAGCAACATGCATTCGGGCGGCGAAAGTGTCGAAGCGGAAGTGACGGACGAAATGTTGCAGCTTGTGGAAATGGTGCGCCCAAAGCTCATTCGCGACGGGATGTTTCTGGTCGGCCTGGACATCGTGGACGACAAGCTGATGGAGATTAACGTCTTCAGTCCCGGCGGCTTGGGAAGCAGTCAGAAGCACACCGGCGTTGACTTTACGGAAGCCATCATTCGCGACCTGGAACGCAAGGTGAAGTACAAGCAGTACTACGGGGCCGGCATTCGTAATGCAGAGCTGGCGACGTTGTGA
- a CDS encoding flavohemoglobin expression-modulating QEGLA motif protein, producing MSIDKTTSNADSFADITDAVCDRLAKNERVRRTLPGHGRLRIDRQLPFLCIHRTPDHDDAGTRQLVTSEAAYLFASGKREFHEGLLKLCQQITATLQEHFGTFLSLEIWADSNCGQHEVQSTAQPAFEIFTPDFDSMPSTIEAFTAALAAVNIDGHDAVVSSQHCDEVAPPGLQPLNHICPEASPVGCCTIGLAVRPIYRDPQSGVTFPMILRDLRWQLSRALRKAIAQFAGLESSADGAHFESLGPTSLVKAARLIDQQLCEVAESFDFLLQVTPVNSEAAWEEFQEHGYQQEPNLHYRPLPWHTSLLKRRVFDIEIERIEDATLGHLCWEKQEEIDRQLTALRDINTPHFVHSSLQLYGAPDDSLVKLAETILQRFPEPTAATGDEGCVSIDTIVERSREEIDHYHQQMHEFNAKVEVCDQIASGMMVSGDRLLISPNVKLQPDRLEALMHHEIGTHLLTYFNGRCQPFRQLYSGLAGYDELQEGLAIMSEYLTGGLTANRLRSVAGRVIAVRSMISGASFTETFSRLHYGLQFSARQAFVTTLRVFRGGGLTKDFIYLRGLKGVLDYLSGGHDIEPLYVGKIGLHHLPYIQEMRRRGILDAPGVLPRFWDDDGLRDRLEACRGLTVPDLVENER from the coding sequence GTGAGCATTGATAAGACGACGTCCAACGCTGATTCGTTCGCCGATATTACAGACGCCGTCTGTGATCGATTGGCGAAAAACGAACGCGTGCGTCGAACCCTACCCGGCCACGGACGACTGCGCATTGACCGGCAGCTGCCGTTTTTGTGCATTCACCGTACTCCCGATCATGACGATGCAGGAACTCGGCAACTGGTGACGTCCGAAGCTGCTTATTTATTTGCCTCGGGGAAACGCGAATTCCACGAGGGTTTGCTGAAACTCTGCCAGCAAATCACTGCGACTCTTCAGGAACACTTTGGTACGTTCCTATCGCTTGAGATTTGGGCCGACAGCAATTGCGGTCAACACGAAGTTCAATCGACCGCTCAACCGGCGTTTGAGATATTCACGCCGGACTTCGACAGCATGCCGTCCACGATCGAAGCCTTCACTGCTGCACTGGCTGCTGTCAATATCGACGGTCACGACGCTGTCGTGTCCAGCCAGCACTGTGACGAAGTCGCTCCACCGGGGCTGCAACCGCTCAATCATATCTGTCCGGAGGCCTCGCCCGTTGGCTGCTGCACAATCGGACTGGCCGTGCGACCGATTTATCGAGACCCGCAGTCCGGCGTGACGTTTCCAATGATCCTGCGGGATCTCCGCTGGCAGCTTTCCCGCGCGCTGCGAAAAGCGATTGCTCAATTTGCAGGGTTAGAATCTTCTGCGGACGGCGCCCACTTTGAGTCTCTCGGCCCCACATCACTGGTCAAGGCGGCTCGTCTAATTGATCAACAACTTTGCGAAGTCGCCGAATCATTTGACTTCCTGTTGCAGGTCACGCCGGTGAATTCGGAAGCAGCCTGGGAAGAGTTTCAGGAACATGGCTATCAGCAGGAACCGAACCTGCACTATCGACCGTTGCCGTGGCACACGAGCTTGTTGAAGCGTCGCGTGTTTGACATCGAGATCGAAAGAATCGAAGACGCGACGCTCGGTCATTTGTGCTGGGAAAAACAGGAAGAAATCGACCGCCAGCTGACCGCGCTGCGAGATATCAATACGCCCCACTTTGTGCACAGCAGTTTGCAACTTTACGGCGCTCCGGACGATTCGTTGGTCAAACTGGCGGAGACAATTCTGCAACGATTTCCCGAACCGACGGCTGCCACGGGGGACGAAGGTTGCGTGTCAATAGACACGATTGTTGAACGATCGCGTGAGGAGATTGACCACTATCACCAGCAGATGCACGAGTTCAATGCGAAGGTGGAAGTCTGCGATCAGATTGCATCCGGCATGATGGTATCGGGAGATCGTCTGCTGATTTCTCCGAATGTCAAACTGCAGCCGGACCGCCTCGAAGCGTTGATGCACCACGAAATTGGTACTCATTTGCTGACCTACTTTAACGGCCGCTGCCAGCCGTTTCGGCAGCTGTATTCCGGGCTGGCAGGTTATGACGAGCTGCAGGAAGGGCTGGCCATTATGTCTGAGTATTTGACCGGCGGGTTAACGGCCAACCGCCTACGCAGCGTGGCGGGGCGAGTCATCGCAGTGCGTTCGATGATCTCTGGTGCGTCCTTTACTGAAACATTCTCTCGCCTGCACTACGGCCTGCAGTTTTCGGCGAGGCAGGCGTTCGTCACCACTCTGCGAGTGTTTCGTGGCGGCGGGTTGACCAAAGACTTTATCTACCTGCGCGGCCTGAAGGGCGTGCTGGATTACCTGAGCGGCGGGCACGATATCGAGCCGTTGTATGTGGGCAAGATTGGTCTGCATCACTTGCCGTATATTCAGGAAATGCGTCGCCGAGGCATCCTTGATGCGCCTGGCGTTTTACCTCGGTTCTGGGACGACGATGGCTTGCGCGATCGTCTTGAAGCGTGCCGCGGATTGACTGTTCCGGACCTTGTGGAGAATGAACGATGA
- a CDS encoding PRC-barrel domain-containing protein — translation MKKYSMMTAGVATLMCATMVLSPSSADDDVKVKNQTRNNRSQAGSLDDKTSGSAIRVSQLLGMNIQNSKGEGVGEINDIVLDANTGRVKYAAVTYGGLLGVGNKMFAVPFEAFKCQQDPDDRDEHVMVLNVTQKQLEGQTGFDEDHWPNFADRKFTADLDKRYGVERKMRNRDRLRNRDGDKDVDVKVGKDGVDVDVDDKPDRDDK, via the coding sequence ATGAAAAAGTATTCCATGATGACAGCCGGTGTGGCCACGTTGATGTGCGCGACGATGGTCCTGAGTCCGTCATCAGCTGATGACGACGTTAAGGTGAAAAACCAGACTCGCAACAATCGCTCGCAGGCAGGTAGCCTCGACGATAAGACTTCGGGCTCCGCCATTCGGGTTAGCCAGTTGCTGGGAATGAATATCCAGAACTCCAAAGGCGAAGGCGTCGGCGAAATTAACGACATTGTGCTGGACGCCAACACAGGCCGAGTGAAGTACGCTGCTGTGACCTATGGCGGCCTACTGGGTGTCGGTAACAAAATGTTCGCCGTACCTTTCGAAGCGTTCAAATGTCAGCAGGATCCGGATGACCGTGACGAACACGTCATGGTTCTCAACGTCACTCAAAAACAACTTGAGGGGCAAACGGGATTCGACGAAGACCACTGGCCAAACTTCGCAGATCGCAAGTTCACAGCAGATCTCGACAAGCGCTATGGTGTCGAACGCAAAATGCGAAACCGTGACCGACTTCGTAACCGCGACGGTGACAAAGACGTGGATGTGAAGGTCGGGAAAGATGGAGTCGACGTTGATGTCGACGACAAACCGGATCGCGATGACAAATAG
- a CDS encoding diadenylate cyclase translates to MQDTVSITMLDDLPRLTLIDAADIGIFALAVYAILALAVRHGSKRGLIAILLLGAVYLAAQRWQMPLSLIAFRIGFTAIIVSLVIVYQEDVRTAAERVGRWLFGDTRRAASAPNSVNDTLVRAVFRMADQKTGALIVIRGRDALERMIDGGIEIGAAVSEPLIYSLFDSASPGHDGAVILEDGRIARFAAHLPLAKSTEKYHFGTRHHAALGLAGCSDALVLVVSEERGVVSVAKGDTLTEVSDSGTLSRQLREFDDYCRQNERVVTVRRLFRERLTLKFVAVAIAVSCWLLTTHNSADVYRTFLVPVQYRNVPKNFRLAETLTQDVRVTLVGSEGAFALLPPGSLDVMIDLSGVAGGNQIFPVNEESVKRPDNLRVSAIEPRWIRVAAVPVETKPAANKPATAKPPTNKP, encoded by the coding sequence TTGCAGGATACCGTTAGCATCACGATGCTTGACGACCTTCCACGACTGACATTGATTGACGCGGCTGATATCGGCATTTTTGCCCTTGCGGTCTACGCTATTCTCGCGCTCGCCGTGCGGCACGGTTCGAAACGCGGGCTGATCGCAATCCTGCTGCTGGGAGCCGTCTATCTGGCGGCTCAACGGTGGCAGATGCCACTGTCTTTGATCGCGTTTCGGATCGGATTTACGGCGATCATCGTCTCGCTGGTCATCGTCTACCAGGAAGACGTTCGAACGGCGGCCGAACGAGTCGGACGGTGGCTGTTCGGTGACACTCGTCGAGCGGCATCGGCACCGAATTCCGTCAACGACACCCTGGTCCGGGCCGTGTTCCGCATGGCCGATCAAAAAACGGGCGCGCTGATCGTCATTCGTGGCCGCGACGCCTTGGAACGAATGATCGATGGCGGGATCGAAATCGGAGCCGCCGTCAGCGAGCCACTGATTTACAGTCTGTTCGACAGCGCTTCACCCGGCCATGACGGAGCCGTTATTTTGGAAGATGGCCGGATTGCTCGATTCGCCGCACACCTTCCGTTGGCAAAAAGCACCGAGAAATACCACTTTGGCACCAGGCATCATGCGGCGCTGGGGCTGGCCGGCTGCAGCGACGCACTCGTGCTGGTCGTTTCTGAAGAACGCGGCGTGGTGTCGGTCGCGAAGGGAGACACTTTGACGGAGGTCAGTGATTCCGGAACGCTGTCGCGACAGCTGAGGGAATTCGATGACTACTGCCGACAGAACGAGCGTGTCGTCACCGTTCGCAGATTGTTCCGCGAAAGGCTAACATTGAAGTTTGTTGCCGTTGCGATCGCTGTTTCGTGCTGGCTGCTGACAACGCACAATTCGGCGGACGTCTATCGCACGTTTCTTGTTCCGGTGCAGTATCGGAACGTCCCGAAAAATTTTCGTCTTGCGGAAACACTCACGCAGGACGTTCGAGTGACCTTGGTGGGATCAGAGGGCGCCTTCGCGTTACTTCCGCCGGGATCGCTGGATGTCATGATTGATCTCAGCGGTGTGGCGGGCGGCAATCAGATCTTTCCCGTGAATGAAGAATCAGTTAAACGGCCGGACAACCTCCGCGTGTCGGCTATTGAACCTCGCTGGATCCGCGTGGCGGCAGTTCCCGTTGAAACCAAGCCAGCCGCGAATAAACCAGCAACCGCCAAACCGCCGACTAACAAGCCGTAG
- a CDS encoding cytochrome B6, whose protein sequence is MKLKLSAPTICLVAISLASVPTLAQEKDSDRTGPAPKTYMPVVGDESFETVKDKDAEQKPTVMQQQQELLKRRYDLSDQPGDVKMSAGRKAVQQGVRVKLSEGATWAELSQMAPQEIREKNLFPEGFRPLPHAKHPTGGMVFPKVQIDAIMKAEYRDLKRFDVDFDLPDHLTPEFPPPLFLTTRPELGDVTNGEVLTIKNYFRLLKGKLTPVQMEGMRLLLTPNPQQQSNQTDDRKVAEPSLGVSCLDCHVNGHTNATFHLNPDTRPQQNRFRIDTVSLRGLFNQQIHGSKRSLRSVEDFTEFEQRTAYFDGDHVTAAKKGVFLPNRSDQVSMMAQMQNIIDFPPTPKLDVYGKLIAEKATEQELKGQELFFGKAMCATCHPAPFYLDDKMHDLNLGQFYEPKMVHGHYDVPAGPIKTFTLRGIKDSPPYLHDGRLLTLDDTVAFFNVVLGLKLTDEESQALVAFMRCL, encoded by the coding sequence ATGAAACTCAAACTATCAGCCCCAACGATTTGTTTGGTTGCCATCAGCCTGGCATCCGTGCCCACTTTGGCTCAGGAAAAAGACAGCGACCGTACCGGTCCCGCCCCAAAAACCTATATGCCCGTAGTAGGCGACGAGAGTTTTGAAACTGTCAAAGACAAGGATGCCGAGCAAAAACCAACGGTGATGCAACAGCAGCAAGAGTTGCTCAAACGCCGCTACGATCTTAGTGACCAACCTGGCGACGTGAAGATGTCGGCTGGGCGGAAGGCCGTTCAACAGGGAGTTCGAGTCAAACTGTCGGAGGGTGCCACGTGGGCAGAACTGAGCCAAATGGCGCCACAGGAAATCCGCGAAAAGAACCTGTTCCCTGAAGGATTCCGTCCGCTGCCTCATGCGAAACACCCGACTGGCGGGATGGTGTTTCCGAAAGTGCAGATCGATGCCATCATGAAGGCAGAGTACCGAGACCTGAAACGGTTCGACGTCGACTTTGATCTGCCGGACCATCTAACTCCCGAGTTTCCGCCGCCCTTGTTTTTGACAACTCGTCCGGAACTCGGCGATGTGACCAACGGCGAGGTGCTGACAATAAAGAACTACTTCCGCCTGCTAAAGGGCAAGCTGACTCCGGTTCAGATGGAGGGCATGCGGCTGCTTCTGACGCCAAACCCGCAACAACAGTCCAATCAAACGGATGATCGCAAAGTCGCGGAACCGTCTTTGGGAGTCAGCTGCCTCGACTGCCATGTGAATGGGCACACCAACGCAACGTTCCATTTGAACCCAGACACACGGCCGCAGCAAAACCGCTTTCGGATTGACACGGTTAGCCTACGTGGCCTGTTCAATCAACAGATCCATGGTTCGAAACGTTCACTTCGGTCCGTCGAAGACTTCACGGAATTCGAACAACGCACGGCCTACTTCGACGGCGATCACGTGACCGCTGCCAAGAAGGGTGTCTTCCTGCCAAACCGTTCTGATCAGGTTTCGATGATGGCCCAGATGCAAAACATCATCGACTTCCCTCCAACGCCCAAGCTGGACGTATACGGCAAACTCATTGCAGAAAAGGCGACAGAACAGGAACTGAAAGGGCAGGAACTATTCTTCGGAAAGGCTATGTGCGCGACATGCCATCCGGCTCCGTTTTATCTCGACGACAAAATGCACGATCTCAATCTGGGACAGTTCTACGAACCCAAAATGGTGCATGGGCACTACGACGTCCCAGCCGGGCCAATCAAGACATTTACCTTACGAGGCATCAAGGATTCACCGCCGTATCTACACGACGGTCGTTTGTTGACGCTGGACGACACCGTCGCTTTCTTCAACGTGGTACTCGGCCTGAAGCTGACCGACGAAGAAAGTCAGGCGTTAGTGGCGTTCATGCGTTGTCTATAA